Genomic DNA from Jonesia denitrificans DSM 20603:
CAAAGCCTTGGTAGGCCATCACCCCACCAACAAGCTGATAGGCCGCGAGCCCATCCCCCACCAGAAAAAACCTTTCCACACCAAACCATGCGATCTGATGTCATACCCGGTATTAGCCACCGTTTCCAATGGTTATCCCGAAGAAGGGGGCAGGTTACTCACGTGTTACTCACCCGTTCGCCACTAATCCAACCAAAGCAAGCTCCGGTCATCATCGTTCGACTTGCATGTGTTAAGCACGCCGCCAGCGTTCGTCCTGAGCCAGGATCAAACTCTCCATAAAAACCAAACAAAAACCAACCACCAAACAAGGCAGCCAGCCCTCATCCATACAAAGAAAATCCCAACCCCACAACAACCACCCAAACAGGCAGCCATCGCAAAATTGACTAAAAAAATCCAACCACCAAAAAAAGCAGCCAGACAACAAACAAAACAACTACAAAACACACTATTGAGATAACAAACCACAAACCCACAACAACCACCCCACCACAACAGCAGGACAATCATCAGGGAAACCAGCACCGGCCACCCACCAGAAGAACAAACCCTCCGGCAGCGACCCCGTCGCGCTGACAAAAGAAAACATTACCCACCCCCCACCACCAAAATCAAACCCACACCACGTGACGCCAGACACAGAGTCGCAGGTCACGGGCCTGACTCACAACGCCGGGCGTGTCTCAAGGGAGAAAGCCACCCGGCCTAGTGAAAAGGGGGCAGAACGCTAAGCAGACAACGCAGCTCCATTGAGCGCACGCCAAAAGAACAACGACGTGGGGTACTGCTTGTTCACGCCATAGGGAGACATCGGCTCAAACCCCTCCGACACATACAACGCCACAGACTCCGGCTGCGCCGTCCCACTTGCCAGCACCAACTGGGCAACACCAGCCTGCTGTGCTTGCGCATCGAGAGTCTGCATGACCTGACGCGCCAGCCCCTGCCCCCGGAACTGCGGATCAACATACACACGCCGCACCTCAGCAGTACGGGCCACACCAAACTCAGGTTCCTGCCCCGTCACATCCACCAACGCACCACAGGCAGCTGGTACCCCGTCAACATACGCAACCACCATGGCAACAAGGCCGTGAGGTTCTGGGTCCGTCGCTGGCATTGGCGCTTGATAGCGAGCGGTCACATCGCGAAGTTGCGCCCAACGCAACGCAGTCGCATCCGCATTGTCCCAAGGAACACAGACAATCATGGGGCACCAATCTGTCGGTCAACTGTGCGTGAGGATCACCCACGGCGGTGGTCAAAGACGTGTGTCACCACCGTACGAAACCAATCGGCCACTGCGGGAGAGTTTCAAGCTGTGACGTTAGGCGGTTGACCTGTGATTGCGCCAACACACGGGCACGAAACCCACGGGGCGCACTGCCCCAGCAAACCTCGTCACACCACAACACCCGCAGAACGATCAGGGAAAACACGTCGGGCGCGCATCTGTTATCAGATGCGCGCCCGACAAGCGCTCCTGGCACACCCCTCAGCGTGCCGACAATGCTATGCGTGAACGAGTGCCGTTAACACGGACGTGAAGAAACCCAGCCCGTCTGTCCCACCACGGTGGTTCATTCCATTGTCTGGGCCGAAACCCTTCTCCACAGCGTGCTCGGGGTGAGGCATCAACCCCACCACGTTGCCGCGTTCGTTACTGATTCCGGCAATGTTGCGACGCGAACCGTTCGGGTTCCACCCGTCGTAGCGGAACACCACGCGGTTTTCCGCTTCGAGCATGTCAAGGGTGTGGTCGTCAGCAACGTACTGGCCATCCTGGTTTTTCAGTGGAATGACAATGCGCTGCCCGTGGCTGTAGGAGTTCGTCCACGCGGTCTCAGCGTTCTCGACCGCGAGAGTTTGTTCGCGGCAAATGAAGTGAAGGTGATCGTTTTTGATCATCGATCCGGGCAGGAGGTGTGATTCGGTGAGAACCTGGAATCCATTGCAGATCCCCAAGACCGGCATACCGCCGTGAGCGGCGTCAATCACTTTCTCCATCACAGGGGCGAAACGGCTAATAGCACCTGCGCGCAAATAGTCACCGTAGGAGAACCCACCGGGCAACACCACGGCATCCACATCGTTCAACGAACCATCCGCGTGCCATAGCGACACCGGCTGACCGCCAGCAAGGCGGATAGCACGTGCCGCATCACGGTCATCGAGAGTTCCGGGGAAGGTGATAACACCGATCCTCGCGTTGCTCATTGTCTCAGTCATCACTGTCCCTCACCGGATGCGTCAGTCACAGCGACGACGTCTTCGATGACGGGGTTAGACAGAAGTGTGACAGCAGCCTCGCGGGCTTGAGCGAGGATCTCCGGAGTGACGTCACCGTCGACCTCCAGTTCAAAACGTTTTCCTTGACGGACGGAGACAAAGCCATCAAAACCCAACCGGGGCAAGGCGCCAGCAACTGCTTTTCCTTGCGGGTCGAGGATTTCGGGCTTGGGCATAACGTCGACGACTACGCGTCCCACGGGCACTCCTGGTGTTGGATGAATCGCACGGATTTCGGCTCTAGTCTACTGGGGTTTTCGTCCACCTGACGATGCGCCCGCTATGTGGCGGGCGCATCGACCGGGTTACTGCGCGTCAGTGGGTAGGGTGAGGCTTTTTCCGGTGATGCGGGTGTACGCCTCAAGGTAGCGTTCCTGGGTTGCTGCCACGACGTGCTGCGGCAAGGCCGGTGGTGGGGTGTCACTGCTGCGGTCCCACCCGGATTCTGATGAGGTCAACCAGTCACGGATGAACTGTTTGTCAAAGCTTGGTTGCGCTCCGCCGGGTGCCCACATGAGTGCATCCCAAAATCGTGAGGAGTCGGGGGTGAGGACTTCGTCGCCAAGGAGGATTTCTCCGGTGACCGGGTCGGTTCCGAACTCTAGTTTGGTGTCAGCAAGAA
This window encodes:
- a CDS encoding GNAT family N-acetyltransferase: MIVCVPWDNADATALRWAQLRDVTARYQAPMPATDPEPHGLVAMVVAYVDGVPAACGALVDVTGQEPEFGVARTAEVRRVYVDPQFRGQGLARQVMQTLDAQAQQAGVAQLVLASGTAQPESVALYVSEGFEPMSPYGVNKQYPTSLFFWRALNGAALSA
- the purQ gene encoding phosphoribosylformylglycinamidine synthase subunit PurQ — protein: MTETMSNARIGVITFPGTLDDRDAARAIRLAGGQPVSLWHADGSLNDVDAVVLPGGFSYGDYLRAGAISRFAPVMEKVIDAAHGGMPVLGICNGFQVLTESHLLPGSMIKNDHLHFICREQTLAVENAETAWTNSYSHGQRIVIPLKNQDGQYVADDHTLDMLEAENRVVFRYDGWNPNGSRRNIAGISNERGNVVGLMPHPEHAVEKGFGPDNGMNHRGGTDGLGFFTSVLTALVHA
- the purS gene encoding phosphoribosylformylglycinamidine synthase subunit PurS, encoding MGRVVVDVMPKPEILDPQGKAVAGALPRLGFDGFVSVRQGKRFELEVDGDVTPEILAQAREAAVTLLSNPVIEDVVAVTDASGEGQ